The Edaphobacter sp. 12200R-103 genome contains a region encoding:
- a CDS encoding purine nucleoside permease, with the protein MLTSNMRFFSTVLLLLSATCVFAQRPPKPIEVKVVVISMFEVGADTGDAPGEYQYWVEREHLDQVFPFPEGYHDLRMNKDGVLGVVTGVGTARAAATIMALGSDPRFDLTHAYFVVAGIGGIDPRMGSLSSAVWADYVVDGDLAHEIDAREIPKDWKTGYVPLGKSVPYEQPRQARFGDDGNVYRLNPSLVDWAFQLTKDVKLEDTDAMRMRRQQYAPEPAKRPPFVLRGGNLSASTFWHGRLLNQWAHDWVNYQTDGKSTYAICGMEDTGTLQSLTWLAKAGKVDIHRVLVLRTASNYDQQREGATAAESLAETKIRQYSAYMPSLEAAYRVGHLVVDDLVARWSVTRDHLPGE; encoded by the coding sequence TTGCTAACATCGAATATGCGCTTCTTTTCTACTGTTCTTCTGCTGCTGAGCGCGACGTGTGTCTTCGCCCAGAGGCCTCCAAAGCCGATTGAGGTCAAGGTGGTTGTGATCAGCATGTTTGAGGTGGGAGCTGATACTGGCGATGCTCCCGGTGAGTACCAGTACTGGGTGGAGCGTGAACATCTGGACCAGGTTTTTCCCTTTCCTGAGGGCTATCACGACCTGCGGATGAACAAGGACGGCGTCCTGGGGGTGGTGACGGGAGTCGGTACGGCACGCGCGGCGGCGACGATCATGGCGCTGGGCTCCGATCCGCGTTTTGACCTGACGCATGCCTATTTTGTCGTTGCGGGAATTGGCGGAATCGATCCCAGGATGGGGTCGCTGAGTTCTGCTGTGTGGGCCGACTACGTGGTTGATGGGGATCTTGCGCATGAGATCGACGCCCGCGAGATTCCGAAGGACTGGAAGACCGGCTATGTTCCGCTGGGGAAGTCCGTACCCTACGAGCAACCGCGGCAGGCGCGGTTTGGCGATGATGGCAATGTCTATCGTCTCAATCCCAGCCTGGTGGACTGGGCGTTCCAGCTCACGAAAGATGTAAAGCTTGAAGATACCGATGCCATGCGGATGCGACGGCAGCAGTATGCGCCGGAGCCGGCAAAGCGGCCTCCTTTTGTGCTGCGCGGCGGCAATCTTTCTGCATCGACCTTCTGGCACGGCAGGCTGCTGAATCAGTGGGCGCATGATTGGGTGAACTATCAGACGGACGGAAAGAGCACCTACGCGATCTGCGGGATGGAAGATACAGGGACGCTACAGTCGCTGACGTGGCTCGCGAAGGCAGGCAAGGTAGATATTCATCGGGTGCTGGTGCTGCGTACCGCCTCAAATTATGACCAGCAACGGGAAGGCGCTACCGCGGCGGAGAGCCTGGCCGAAACCAAGATTCGCCAATACAGCGCGTATATGCCGTCGCTCGAAGCCGCCTACCGTGTAGGGCATTTGGTCGTGGACGATCTGGTGGCACGCTGGAGCGTGACTCGCGATCATCTTCCTGGCGAATAA
- the mctP gene encoding monocarboxylate uptake permease MctP, with translation MHPIALAVFCLFFLLVTLAGFWAARWRRPESGIASLEEWGLAGRSFGTWITWFLIGGDLYTAYTVIAVPAALYGAGAIGFFAIPYAVIAYPYMMLVLPRLWRVCHRHGYVTFADFVSGRYGNRWLTIAIALTGVLALMPYIALQLVGMKVVIAAMGLHGEWPLAAAFIILAAYTYSSGLRAPAVIAVVKDLMLYIMVLAAVIFIPVKLGGYHHVFELANQALATHTPAASIFLKPGQFLGYSTLAIGSALALMLYPHTATAVLSASSANVVRRNAAMLPAYSFLLGLIALLGYLALAAGIKTSDTSSSVPLLFMQSFPEWFAGFCLAAVAIGALVPAAIMSIAASNLFTRNLYGALSSRKMLPHQESAMAKAVSLVVKFGALIFVLYLPTPYAIEMQLLGGIWMCQLVPSIVIGVFTRWLHPWALLAGWAAGMASGTAMAAELHLKSSVYPLHLPAWLGGTWAMYAAIPALLLNLALSAILTIVFRSVSWNSGVDSTDASAYVG, from the coding sequence TTGCATCCGATTGCGCTTGCCGTCTTCTGCCTCTTCTTTCTACTGGTTACGCTGGCAGGTTTCTGGGCAGCACGCTGGCGGCGTCCTGAATCCGGTATCGCCTCGCTTGAAGAGTGGGGGCTGGCCGGGCGGAGCTTCGGCACCTGGATCACATGGTTCCTCATCGGTGGCGATCTTTACACGGCATACACTGTCATCGCCGTCCCGGCCGCACTGTACGGCGCTGGAGCTATCGGCTTCTTCGCCATTCCCTATGCAGTCATAGCATACCCCTACATGATGCTTGTGCTGCCCCGTCTATGGCGCGTATGCCATCGTCACGGCTACGTGACCTTCGCCGACTTTGTGAGCGGCCGCTACGGGAACCGCTGGCTGACCATTGCGATTGCACTTACAGGGGTGCTGGCACTGATGCCCTACATCGCGCTTCAGCTCGTCGGCATGAAGGTAGTGATCGCCGCAATGGGCCTTCACGGTGAATGGCCGCTGGCAGCGGCTTTTATCATCCTCGCGGCCTACACGTACTCCAGCGGCCTGCGGGCTCCCGCGGTGATCGCCGTCGTCAAAGACCTGATGCTCTACATCATGGTCCTTGCCGCCGTGATCTTCATTCCGGTCAAACTTGGCGGATACCATCACGTCTTCGAGCTTGCAAACCAGGCGCTGGCGACGCACACTCCGGCAGCAAGCATCTTCCTCAAGCCCGGCCAGTTTCTGGGATACTCCACGCTTGCCATCGGCTCCGCGCTGGCTCTCATGCTCTATCCCCATACCGCAACGGCGGTACTGTCGGCCAGCAGCGCGAACGTCGTTCGACGCAACGCAGCAATGCTTCCCGCCTACAGCTTCCTGCTGGGCCTCATCGCTTTGCTCGGATATCTCGCTCTGGCCGCCGGCATTAAGACCTCGGACACCAGTTCTTCCGTTCCTCTGCTCTTCATGCAGTCTTTCCCGGAGTGGTTCGCTGGGTTCTGTCTTGCGGCAGTCGCTATCGGCGCCCTGGTCCCGGCGGCCATCATGTCCATTGCGGCCTCCAATCTCTTCACCCGCAATCTCTACGGCGCACTCTCCAGTCGCAAGATGCTTCCCCACCAGGAGTCTGCGATGGCGAAGGCCGTCTCTCTCGTCGTCAAATTCGGTGCTCTCATCTTTGTGCTCTATCTCCCGACCCCCTATGCCATTGAGATGCAGCTGCTGGGTGGAATCTGGATGTGCCAGCTTGTTCCGTCCATCGTCATCGGCGTCTTTACGCGCTGGCTGCATCCCTGGGCGCTGCTGGCCGGATGGGCAGCCGGTATGGCGTCAGGAACGGCGATGGCTGCAGAGCTGCACCTGAAAAGTTCCGTCTATCCGCTGCACCTTCCCGCATGGCTGGGTGGAACCTGGGCCATGTACGCCGCTATTCCTGCGCTTCTGCTGAACCTTGCCCTCTCGGCAATCCTCACTATCGTCTTCCGGTCCGTCAGCTGGAACTCGGGTGTTGATTCTACGGACGCTTCCGCATACGTCGGATAG
- the nusB gene encoding transcription antitermination factor NusB — MGTRRKSRELAMQMLFQGDLGKQTPEQVAKVFWDSRDDVDEDTRAFAEDIYRVATAKQPEIDKLIEAHAQNWRLERMAVVDRNLIRAAVAEMMGSPNTPSAIIINESLEVAKRYAAPESIHFLNGVLDAIARDLLKQRLG; from the coding sequence ATGGGAACACGACGGAAATCCCGTGAGCTTGCGATGCAGATGCTCTTTCAGGGAGACCTGGGCAAACAGACGCCGGAGCAAGTTGCGAAGGTCTTCTGGGACTCACGTGACGATGTGGATGAAGACACGCGCGCCTTCGCGGAGGACATCTATCGTGTGGCCACGGCGAAGCAACCGGAGATCGACAAGCTGATTGAGGCGCACGCGCAGAACTGGCGGCTGGAGCGGATGGCTGTTGTAGACCGCAACCTGATTCGAGCGGCGGTGGCAGAGATGATGGGGAGCCCGAATACTCCGTCGGCGATCATCATCAACGAATCTCTGGAAGTGGCGAAACGCTATGCGGCGCCAGAGTCGATTCACTTCCTGAACGGCGTGCTCGATGCGATTGCACGAGATTTGCTGAAGCAGAGGCTGGGCTGA
- the der gene encoding ribosome biogenesis GTPase Der produces the protein MGDEADKAKKRQRVAGFYNRQVALRQKLSGVDGIISTPTMRARRKLDFPVAKNDQKRLGKKHRQASTRPKKGRAPKVVPTTGAVDPRKRKQLAAKKSATEKLKRLPKKSPEREASIALRGGERRPPASVRPVAVSSFYANRDAAEPQDPVETRSATTPATTRSISEQLPLVAVCGRPNVGKSTLFNRLTGTRRSIVGDEPGITRDRIYGQMEWAGRTVRLVDTGGVIPDDEALIPSEIFRQAQVALAEANAIVMVVDGRTELVAPDIELARLLMRGGKPVFLAVNKIDAAELLAAAENFRSLGLRHVLPISAEHGTGVGDLLDEVFAALPPETVSTEPTEVMLTIEDEMAEDEDGPEPARRLRSHGEFQQTETKIAIIGRPNVGKSTLLNALTGTKRAIVSPIAGTTRDAVDEVVERNGHSFRFVDTAGIRRKGKTKLMAEKLSVIMARKHLEAADVSLLIIDATEGVTALDANIGGYAHESGRSVIIVVNKWDAVTTGRTDGKAPADKKVYEQQVRDALKYLDYAPLLFISAAEGKGVDQVFKKVELVARERRKRITTGNMNRFLDNIDFQKASVPMSKRVRIYYMTQAAVAPPTFVLFTDKDVKLHFSFERFLANQVREKFGFIGSPIWFKIRARNKKTAD, from the coding sequence ATGGGAGATGAGGCGGACAAGGCGAAGAAGCGGCAAAGAGTCGCTGGTTTCTATAATAGACAGGTTGCGCTGCGCCAGAAGCTAAGTGGCGTTGATGGAATCATCTCGACCCCAACCATGCGGGCGAGGAGAAAGCTGGACTTCCCGGTGGCAAAAAACGATCAGAAGAGGCTCGGCAAAAAACACCGTCAGGCCAGCACGCGTCCCAAGAAAGGCCGCGCCCCCAAGGTAGTTCCCACGACCGGCGCCGTCGATCCACGCAAGCGCAAACAGCTTGCCGCAAAAAAATCCGCGACTGAAAAGCTGAAGCGTCTCCCGAAAAAATCGCCGGAGCGCGAAGCCAGCATCGCCCTTCGCGGAGGAGAACGGCGTCCCCCCGCAAGCGTTCGCCCGGTCGCAGTTTCTTCTTTCTACGCCAACCGAGATGCCGCTGAGCCACAGGATCCGGTAGAAACGCGCTCTGCTACAACTCCGGCCACAACGCGGTCGATCAGTGAGCAGCTTCCTCTCGTCGCCGTCTGTGGCCGCCCAAATGTGGGCAAATCCACACTCTTCAACCGTCTCACCGGTACACGTCGCTCTATCGTGGGCGACGAGCCCGGCATCACCCGCGACCGCATCTACGGACAGATGGAATGGGCCGGACGCACCGTTCGTCTCGTCGATACCGGTGGCGTCATTCCCGACGACGAAGCCCTCATCCCCAGCGAGATCTTTCGCCAGGCACAGGTCGCACTCGCTGAGGCCAACGCGATCGTTATGGTGGTCGACGGCCGCACCGAGTTGGTTGCCCCCGATATCGAACTGGCCCGCCTGCTCATGCGCGGAGGCAAGCCCGTCTTCCTCGCCGTCAACAAGATCGACGCAGCCGAACTGCTGGCTGCGGCAGAGAACTTCCGCAGCCTCGGCCTTCGTCACGTCCTTCCCATCTCTGCGGAACACGGCACCGGAGTCGGCGACCTGCTCGACGAGGTCTTCGCAGCCCTGCCGCCCGAAACCGTCTCCACAGAACCGACCGAGGTCATGTTGACCATCGAGGACGAGATGGCCGAAGACGAAGACGGCCCCGAACCTGCCCGGAGGCTCCGCAGCCACGGCGAGTTCCAGCAGACCGAGACGAAGATCGCCATCATCGGTAGGCCCAACGTGGGCAAATCGACCCTTCTGAACGCCCTGACCGGCACAAAACGGGCCATCGTCTCACCCATCGCCGGAACCACCCGCGATGCCGTCGACGAGGTCGTCGAGCGTAACGGGCACAGCTTCCGCTTCGTCGATACAGCCGGAATCCGCCGCAAAGGCAAGACAAAGCTGATGGCAGAAAAGCTCTCCGTCATCATGGCTCGCAAACATCTTGAGGCAGCCGACGTCTCCCTTCTGATCATCGACGCCACCGAAGGCGTGACTGCGCTCGACGCCAACATCGGAGGCTATGCGCACGAGAGCGGCAGAAGCGTGATCATCGTCGTCAACAAGTGGGACGCCGTGACCACAGGACGCACCGATGGCAAAGCTCCTGCGGACAAGAAGGTCTATGAGCAGCAGGTTCGAGACGCCCTGAAGTACCTCGACTATGCTCCCCTTCTGTTCATCTCTGCCGCCGAAGGCAAAGGCGTCGACCAGGTCTTCAAGAAGGTCGAGCTGGTCGCCCGCGAGCGTCGCAAGCGCATTACGACCGGCAACATGAATCGCTTTCTCGATAACATCGATTTCCAGAAGGCATCAGTGCCAATGTCGAAGCGAGTCCGTATCTACTACATGACCCAGGCGGCAGTAGCGCCGCCAACCTTTGTGCTCTTCACCGACAAAGACGTGAAGCTGCACTTCAGCTTCGAGCGCTTCCTGGCCAATCAGGTTCGCGAAAAGTTCGGCTTCATCGGCTCACCCATCTGGTTCAAGATACGCGCCCGCAACAAAAAGACAGCAGACTAA
- a CDS encoding radical SAM protein has translation MHLIELYKSVQGESSFAGLPCIFVRLAGCNLRCAWCDSEYTFSGGKPFTQDEVVSAIEALAPCRLIEFTGGEPMLQARELLPLMERLLAENYTLMMETSGERPLADVPKAVHKIVDVKCPGAGAAANSFRIENLDALTKRDEVKFVISDRTDYEFARNFIREHALEQKAGEILLSPAFQKIPSPQRTADNMALDPRKLVDWMLEDGLPARLSLQIHKFIWEPQKKGV, from the coding sequence ATGCACTTGATTGAGCTGTACAAGTCCGTCCAGGGAGAGTCGTCCTTCGCCGGCCTGCCGTGTATTTTCGTGCGGTTGGCAGGGTGCAATCTGCGCTGCGCCTGGTGCGACTCGGAGTACACCTTCAGTGGAGGAAAGCCGTTTACGCAGGATGAGGTGGTCAGCGCGATTGAAGCGCTTGCACCGTGCAGACTGATCGAGTTTACGGGCGGGGAGCCGATGCTGCAGGCGCGTGAGCTGCTGCCCTTGATGGAGCGGCTCCTGGCTGAGAACTACACACTGATGATGGAGACCTCTGGGGAGCGCCCTCTGGCGGATGTTCCGAAGGCAGTCCACAAGATTGTCGATGTAAAGTGCCCCGGTGCTGGCGCGGCGGCGAATAGTTTTCGGATAGAAAATCTGGATGCACTTACGAAGAGGGACGAGGTGAAGTTCGTCATCTCGGATCGTACGGATTACGAGTTTGCGCGGAACTTTATTCGCGAGCACGCTCTGGAGCAGAAGGCAGGAGAGATTCTGCTCTCACCGGCGTTCCAGAAGATTCCCAGTCCGCAGCGCACGGCTGACAACATGGCGCTCGATCCTCGCAAGCTGGTGGATTGGATGCTGGAAGACGGCCTGCCTGCGCGACTGTCCCTGCAGATTCACAAGTTCATCTGGGAGCCGCAGAAAAAAGGCGTCTAG
- a CDS encoding enoyl-CoA hydratase/isomerase family protein has protein sequence MTQTTPFETLLCSIEAQIALVTLNRPQVLNALSHQVFADLKEVFSQLADDPGIRVILLAGSGEKAFAAGADINELTKLDRGLGQSLSHRGQSIFRQIETCGKPVIALINGFALGGGCELALACTLRIASSTAQMGLPELRLGLIPGYGGTQRLPRLIGPSAALKLLLTAERVDAAEALRLGLVDEVVPPDQLLPRGRQLAQSILQVAPLAVTACLEAVSEGADRNLDSALRLESRIFGRLCGTADGAEGTRAFLEKRPPKWSGR, from the coding sequence ATGACGCAGACCACGCCGTTCGAAACCCTGCTGTGCAGCATCGAAGCCCAGATCGCTCTCGTCACGCTCAATCGTCCCCAGGTGCTCAACGCCCTTAGCCACCAGGTCTTCGCCGATCTCAAAGAAGTCTTCTCCCAGCTCGCAGACGATCCCGGTATCCGGGTCATCCTGCTCGCCGGCTCCGGAGAGAAGGCGTTCGCCGCCGGAGCCGACATCAATGAACTGACAAAGCTGGACCGGGGCCTGGGCCAGTCGCTTTCTCATCGCGGCCAGAGCATCTTCCGTCAGATCGAGACCTGCGGAAAGCCTGTCATCGCACTTATCAACGGATTCGCCCTGGGAGGCGGCTGCGAGCTGGCACTGGCTTGTACCCTGCGAATCGCATCGAGCACAGCGCAGATGGGCCTGCCCGAGCTGCGCCTCGGCCTGATCCCGGGTTACGGCGGAACTCAACGCCTGCCCCGCCTGATCGGTCCTTCGGCGGCCCTGAAGCTGCTACTGACAGCCGAACGTGTCGACGCAGCCGAAGCCCTGAGGCTGGGACTGGTCGATGAGGTGGTACCACCTGATCAGCTTCTACCCAGGGGTAGACAGCTTGCCCAGTCCATCCTGCAGGTTGCGCCGCTCGCCGTCACCGCCTGCCTTGAAGCCGTTTCCGAAGGAGCCGACCGCAATCTTGACTCCGCCCTGCGGCTGGAGAGCCGAATCTTTGGAAGGCTGTGCGGTACAGCCGACGGAGCCGAGGGAACACGCGCCTTCCTCGAAAAGAGGCCACCGAAATGGAGCGGCAGATAG
- a CDS encoding ATP-dependent DNA helicase, whose protein sequence is MSASSPIPVLPPPLQPGERLPTLHEFFAPGGILSRSSLAFEHRRGQYEMARAIEKAFEDKRHLIVEAGTGTGKTLAYLLPALRKAREHQQRVIISTGTKNLQEQLYFKDVPFLESLLGPLKVCYMKGRGNYLCRHKLYALRDNPLLNGLEEIEQFHHIAAWERTTETGDRAEIDALPETSALWHKIDARTEACLGQSCPDWERCFITAMRRKALESDIVIVNHHLFFADLSIKQQAANAPDAGILPEAAAVVFDEAHELEEVASNYFGIGLSTQRVDELVRDVEMMLRAKQASTSAIESACGTLQNRSRMFFSALPDSTNGPGRMPFVNRADFLEESGDYYTATLNALTRLEGELDRVKNVDEAAGLRKRAADIRAHLAFLLESTDHNTVFWIERRAVGGVRGLARGTALAAYNTHLQATPIDVSDLLATALFDSYSSVVLTSATLTVAGGFEHIRKRLGLVSARELIVPSHFQYERQALLYMPPNMPDPREPDFTDRAAERIRRVLEITQGRAFCLFTSYSQMRTIYERMLVEVPFPLLLHGTAPRHVLVQQFRETPNAVLFGTSSFWQGVDVQGEQLSCVIIDRLPFAVPTDPVVEARMRAVEESGGKPFFEYQIPNAVITLKQGFGRLIRSLEDRGVLMLLDPRIYRQRYGRIFLDSLPAYRRTDDIAEVERFFQSAVE, encoded by the coding sequence TTGTCCGCCTCATCTCCCATCCCGGTTCTGCCGCCACCGCTCCAGCCCGGAGAGCGTTTGCCGACGCTGCACGAGTTCTTTGCGCCGGGAGGGATTCTGTCGCGCTCGTCGCTGGCGTTTGAGCATCGGCGCGGACAATACGAGATGGCCCGGGCGATCGAGAAGGCATTTGAGGACAAGCGGCATTTGATTGTTGAGGCGGGAACCGGCACGGGCAAGACGCTGGCATATCTGCTTCCGGCGCTGCGCAAAGCTCGTGAGCACCAGCAGCGGGTGATCATCTCCACCGGGACGAAGAATCTGCAGGAGCAGCTCTACTTCAAGGACGTGCCCTTTCTCGAGTCACTGCTGGGACCGTTGAAGGTCTGCTACATGAAGGGGCGCGGCAACTATCTGTGCCGACACAAGCTTTATGCACTGCGGGATAATCCGCTGCTGAACGGGCTGGAGGAGATCGAGCAGTTCCACCATATTGCCGCCTGGGAGAGGACGACGGAGACGGGCGATCGCGCGGAGATCGACGCGCTCCCCGAGACTTCGGCGCTTTGGCACAAGATCGATGCCCGGACGGAGGCGTGTCTGGGACAGAGCTGTCCGGACTGGGAGCGATGTTTCATCACGGCGATGCGGCGCAAGGCGCTGGAATCGGACATTGTGATCGTGAATCATCACTTGTTTTTTGCCGATCTGAGCATCAAGCAGCAGGCGGCGAATGCGCCGGATGCGGGAATTCTTCCGGAGGCTGCGGCGGTGGTCTTCGACGAGGCGCATGAACTGGAAGAGGTGGCTTCGAACTACTTCGGGATCGGGCTGAGCACGCAGCGGGTGGATGAGCTGGTGCGCGATGTCGAGATGATGCTGCGAGCCAAGCAGGCCTCGACCTCTGCGATTGAGAGTGCATGCGGCACGTTGCAAAATCGCTCGCGGATGTTCTTTTCGGCATTGCCGGACAGCACCAACGGGCCGGGCCGGATGCCGTTTGTAAATCGAGCGGACTTTCTGGAGGAGAGCGGAGACTACTACACGGCGACGCTGAACGCCCTGACGCGACTTGAGGGCGAGTTGGATCGGGTCAAGAATGTCGATGAGGCTGCTGGCCTGCGCAAGCGCGCAGCGGATATTCGCGCGCATCTGGCGTTTCTGCTGGAGTCGACCGACCACAACACGGTTTTCTGGATTGAGCGACGGGCTGTAGGTGGCGTGCGTGGTCTGGCACGCGGTACGGCGCTGGCTGCCTATAATACGCACCTGCAGGCAACGCCCATCGATGTCTCTGACCTGCTGGCGACGGCGCTCTTCGACAGCTACTCCAGTGTGGTGCTGACTTCAGCGACCCTAACGGTTGCGGGAGGATTTGAGCATATTCGCAAGCGGCTTGGGCTGGTGTCTGCGCGGGAGCTGATCGTGCCGTCGCACTTTCAGTACGAGCGGCAGGCGCTTTTGTACATGCCTCCGAATATGCCTGATCCGCGTGAGCCGGACTTCACGGATCGTGCGGCAGAGAGGATTCGGCGTGTGCTGGAGATTACGCAGGGACGCGCGTTCTGCCTGTTCACCAGCTACAGCCAGATGCGGACGATCTACGAGCGCATGTTGGTGGAGGTGCCCTTTCCTTTGCTGCTGCATGGGACCGCGCCCAGGCATGTTCTTGTACAGCAGTTTCGGGAGACACCGAATGCAGTGCTGTTCGGCACGTCGAGCTTCTGGCAAGGCGTGGATGTGCAGGGAGAGCAACTGAGCTGCGTGATTATCGATCGGCTGCCTTTTGCTGTGCCGACGGACCCGGTGGTAGAGGCGCGGATGCGCGCTGTTGAAGAATCGGGCGGGAAGCCGTTCTTCGAGTACCAGATTCCGAATGCGGTGATCACGCTGAAGCAGGGATTTGGGCGCTTGATTCGCTCTCTTGAAGACCGGGGCGTCCTGATGCTTCTCGACCCGAGGATTTATCGGCAGCGCTACGGGCGCATCTTTCTGGATAGCCTGCCGGCATACCGGCGAACGGACGATATCGCCGAGGTCGAGCGTTTCTTTCAAAGCGCCGTAGAATGA
- the ribH gene encoding 6,7-dimethyl-8-ribityllumazine synthase, with product MIKGMTLVREVASADALDKFSRLMLALGFEQGKGWQDETSRGVALLSPLGNLELMTGRAPAVPPILIEVLGLDAVHAAVEKWMLSNYPGEAGDLLSKPELTHWNSRLFTVRLKDDAGEGLELGFWQSENPLHGKPAAIEGDLSAAGMRVAIVTARWNAVITDRLLQGALDALYRSGVAKPDVEIVRVPGAWEVPSAARTLAESKKFDAIVTLACLIRGETAHYEAIYNEVARGIGQSQQDTGIPHAFGVLTCETLEQALDRAGIKAGNKGFEAAIAAIEMVSIQQKLREQGDKK from the coding sequence ATGATCAAGGGAATGACGCTGGTTCGTGAGGTCGCCTCGGCCGATGCTCTCGATAAATTCAGCCGCCTGATGCTGGCTTTGGGATTTGAGCAGGGAAAGGGCTGGCAGGACGAGACCAGCCGTGGTGTCGCACTGCTGTCGCCTTTGGGAAATCTGGAGCTGATGACCGGTCGAGCGCCGGCGGTGCCTCCCATCCTGATTGAGGTGCTGGGGCTGGACGCTGTCCACGCGGCGGTGGAGAAGTGGATGCTTTCGAACTATCCAGGCGAGGCAGGAGACCTGCTGAGCAAGCCTGAGCTGACGCATTGGAACAGCCGCCTGTTTACGGTTCGGCTGAAAGACGATGCCGGCGAGGGGCTCGAATTGGGATTCTGGCAGTCGGAGAATCCTCTGCACGGCAAGCCCGCGGCGATTGAGGGAGATCTTTCCGCAGCGGGAATGCGAGTCGCCATCGTTACAGCAAGGTGGAATGCCGTCATTACGGACCGTCTTCTGCAGGGAGCGCTGGATGCCCTGTATCGCAGCGGCGTGGCAAAGCCGGACGTGGAGATTGTGCGGGTTCCGGGCGCATGGGAAGTTCCTTCCGCCGCCCGAACGCTTGCGGAGTCGAAGAAGTTCGACGCCATCGTGACGCTCGCCTGTCTCATTCGTGGAGAGACGGCGCATTATGAGGCGATCTACAACGAAGTTGCGAGGGGAATTGGCCAGTCGCAGCAGGATACGGGCATTCCGCATGCCTTTGGTGTGCTTACCTGCGAGACGCTGGAGCAGGCCCTGGATCGTGCGGGCATCAAGGCAGGCAATAAAGGATTCGAGGCAGCGATTGCGGCCATCGAGATGGTCTCGATTCAGCAGAAGCTTCGCGAGCAAGGGGACAAAAAGTAA
- the queD gene encoding 6-carboxytetrahydropterin synthase QueD codes for MFEVTVEAGFSSGHYLRNYRGKCENPHGHNYRVFVTLIGEELDEAGLLLDFKLLKQVMRPVVDYLDHQMINDLEPFTTVNPSAENLARYFYQETTKQLHDMTEGRVRVKDCTLYETDTSFARYYEQI; via the coding sequence ATGTTTGAAGTGACTGTAGAAGCCGGATTCTCCTCGGGACACTACCTGCGGAACTACCGCGGCAAGTGCGAGAATCCGCACGGCCACAACTACAGGGTCTTTGTCACGCTGATTGGCGAAGAGCTGGACGAGGCCGGTTTGCTGCTTGATTTCAAGCTGTTGAAGCAGGTGATGCGACCTGTTGTGGACTATCTCGATCACCAGATGATCAACGATCTTGAGCCGTTTACGACGGTCAATCCCTCGGCGGAGAACCTGGCGCGCTACTTTTACCAGGAAACGACGAAGCAGCTTCATGACATGACCGAAGGTCGCGTCCGGGTGAAGGACTGCACGCTCTACGAGACCGATACGAGCTTCGCGCGTTATTACGAGCAGATCTAA
- a CDS encoding DUF1440 domain-containing protein gives MSKRTRSIAKGAIAGLVGGIVGTAVKYAVEKAYPPRVHGEEPEQAALPADKPSATSLKFRQSPITRQAAHWSIGAATGAAYGAVAELYPPATAKLGANFGVAMVALSHDSTLPIIKLATRPEPQTTREKTSELASYIAYGVVTETVRRIVRRMIA, from the coding sequence GTGAGCAAACGAACAAGATCGATCGCCAAAGGGGCCATCGCGGGCCTGGTCGGTGGAATTGTCGGTACTGCGGTAAAGTATGCGGTTGAAAAAGCGTATCCACCGCGCGTCCACGGAGAAGAACCTGAACAGGCCGCGCTGCCGGCCGATAAGCCTTCAGCAACATCGCTCAAATTCAGGCAAAGTCCCATCACACGGCAGGCGGCTCACTGGAGTATCGGTGCCGCGACCGGAGCTGCCTATGGTGCCGTCGCGGAGCTCTATCCTCCGGCGACAGCCAAGCTGGGAGCCAACTTCGGCGTAGCGATGGTCGCCCTCTCGCACGACTCGACCCTGCCCATCATCAAACTCGCAACCAGGCCAGAACCGCAGACGACACGCGAGAAGACCAGCGAACTTGCCTCATACATCGCCTATGGCGTGGTCACCGAGACCGTTCGCAGAATCGTGCGCCGAATGATCGCCTGA